NNNNNNNNNNNNNNNNNNNNNNNNNNNNNNNNNNNNNNNNNNNNNNNNNNNNNNNNNNNNNNNNNNNNNNNNNNNNNNNNNNNNNNNNNNNNNNNNNNNNNNNNNNNNNNNNNNNNNNNNNNNNNNNNNNNNNNNNNNNNNNNNNNNNNNNNNNNNNNNNNNNNNNNNNNNNNNNNNNNNNNNNNNNNNNNNNNNNNNNNNNNNNNNNNNNNNNNNNNNNNNNNNNNNNNNNNNNNNNNNNNNNNNNNNNNNNNNNNNNNNNNNNNNNNNNNNNNNNNNNNNNNNNNNNNNNNNNNNNNNNNNNNNNNNNNNNNNNNNNNNNNNNNNNNNNNNNNNNNNNNNNNNNNNNNNNNNNNNNNNNNNNNNNNNNNNNNNNNNNNNNNNNNNNNNNNNNNNNNNNNNNNNNNNNNNNNNNNNNNNNNNNNNNNNNNNNNNNNNNNNNNNNNNNNNNNNNNNNNNNNNNNNNNNNNNNNNNNNNNNNNNNNNNNNNNNNNNNNNNNNNNNNNNNNNNNNNNNNNNNNNNNNNNNNNNNNNNNNNNNNNNNNNNNNNNNNNNNNNNNNNNNNGGGGGGGTGCTTGTTGTCTGCAGGTAACGATGTTCAGGTAAAAACACGTCgcctgaagaaatgcatgtcacccgccgtCATTCACTAAGATGTTTTATTGACCTTTAACCCCAGCCTGATCTCTGATCACACACACGCGCTCCCTGTTAACGGTTTGTCTCATTAACTCGTCCTCAGATGAGGCAGAGTTCGGGTCTACGTGACCCGCGGGGGAGCAGTCGGCTCACGTTTCACGTTTTATTTACCCTCTGGGGCTTTAATGGTTAATCCCAAGTTTACCCtgggttctgtttctgtttcatctcGGTCTGTCAGAACGATTGATCCCGGCAGAAAGTATAAAGTTCTgccaggaacacacacacacacacacacagaggcggGCGTGAGTAAGCATGTGTGCTATTTGTGTACGTGCAGCTGAAGTCGTAGGCGCCCAACCACGAGCCACACCCCTGATCTTCACCACAATTATTAACTCATCAGGAAGTTCTGTCAGCCGGCCCGGCTGGGCTTCAGCTGCTTGgttctgagcagcagaaggaggaggaggaggtcaaaGATAAAATGGAAGAAGTTGGTTTGGTTAGTAGACTTTAGGAGCTTTAGTTCAGGTTTGGAGACATTTAACGAGCTTCAGTCGTAGTTCCTGAGCCTGGATGTCGGCTGAAAGGTTCTCagttattataaaacaaatctgagtttGATTCTTGTTCATGGAAACCAAAATCTGCTCCTTTATTTTAGAGAAATCAtcagggaaacatctggaaacatGTTTCCCTGATGATTTCTCCTGTAGTAAAGCCTTTTTcttgtaatgttttatatttgctcctttttattcATCTACAGATGGAAACTTTTCTTTAAGCTccattaaagttaaagttaaaggaaGTAAATGACATACCTGTTAACAGTTAGATCAGGTGGGATGACTTCAGTTCCTGCTCAGGTCTGAAGTTTCAGTCCTGGTTAAACCCAGACGTCTGACCcggtacttcctgtttgtcctcagGCCATGGTGGCGTGTTACCCTGGAAACGGGGCGGGCTACGTCAAACACGTGGACAACCCCAACCAGGACGGGCGctgcctcacctgcatctactACCTGAACAAGAACTGGAACCCCAAGGTGCTGCTCCCTTCCTTCTGTCAGCTCGcaggaatgcttgtcgcccgcctTTATGTTGGAAAGGCTCAGTTTGGGCTCCCACCACAGGAAACTCTGCTCAGTTAGTCATTTTTAATGAGCACTGGACTAAACTCTGTCTAGTGCGtgatgatattttgctaacagacagcagcTGGTGGATGTAAAGGGTTAATAACCTGTCTTCTTCTCATCAGGAGCACGGCGGCATCCTCAGGATCTTCCCTGAAGGGAAGCCCTACGTGGCCGACATCAAGCCTCTGTTCGACAGACTGCTGGTGTTCTGGTCGGACCGCAGGAACCCACACGAGGTGCAGCCGTCCTTCAGCACCAGGTGAGGCCTGCTGACAACACCTGGACTCCTCCCACCGGGTCAAACCGCTGAAGTCTTCCTTCCTAACGAAGCTAAGAGCAGCTCAGACTCTGAGGAGGAAGAATGTGAATGTTAATGTTAGAAAGCAGatcacaaactgcagcagaagtGGTAATATCAGTGTGTTAACAGACCATAAACCAGATGTTTGAGCTCCTTTagtcttgctttaaaacacctgattcaaatggtttaattatcTCCTCACCAAACGGtaaagttctccaggagcacggcaacaagtcatccatctaaaacctgcaggaacgGCGTTTATACCCCTGCTTCAGTGACATTTACAGCTGCCTGTTGAAGTTTTATTTCAGGCTAAAAGCTCTCAGAAGCTACATTAGCTGATATTAAACTTCTGTTTGTTGCAGATGTTCTGACACAGTAACAACAACCTGAGCCTTACTTCAAAGCTTGTAGAAAACCGTTTCAGGCAgtcctgcagaaacatttattcataTTCGTCTCGTTCCAGGTACGCCATCACAGTTTGGTATTTTGACTCTGATGAGCGAGCCAAGGCCAAGAAACGCTTCAGGGACCTGACAGGTaagacaaatatttacacaCTCCGCAGCAGATGAATCAGCTGCGCTCTTTCTGaacttcctgtgtgtttttcagcttcttctgctgaGCAGGGCAGCAGCTCAGGCTGATGTGGAGACAACGCTGCCCCCTGGTGTTCGTCCTCTGAACTGACGGAGCGCGCAGCAGGAGCCACCTCCACCCAAAGCTTCTGGAACAAAAGGggaaaacacagtttttaatgatgttttggAGCTCGGGAGGAGTTGGCTGTGGTTCTTCTTTCcagtgatgctgctgctgttaatCCATGGAGGTCCCTCTGTTTCTTCCTGGTGTTTGTGCAATATTCAGCTGGAGCTGGCTGCTCGCAGCTTCGCCTTCGGCTCGTTACTGAGACGACAGAGGAGGAGTGTTTACAGAGAGACTTGATGCTTTCAAGCCCGTGTGACAAATGTCTTAAAGGTAAAATACctttatcagccgtgacatcagtcaggaAGAGACAAAAGTCTCCAGCTGTCTCTGtgtgagagagacaaacaaccattcagccTCTCACTGAGGGATATTTTAGAGTTACTGATTAACCctggtcctgcatgttttacctgattcatggttaaatgacctcttcatgtcctgcagaagcctgttagattcagatcaggtgtgttggagcagagaaacaaggaaaacatggaggtCAGTGGCTGCCCaccctgtgggaggaaaccaaccACACACGTGTTTGTCTCAGTGATGCTGAAGAAACGGCTaacctggacaaagacttttgcctctttctccaaactcctcgactgatgtcacagctagGATACAATTAGACAGAATGTCCCTTTAAGGAGACAGGGAACTGGTTTCTTGTGTGATATCTGaatattcaaataataaaagcCGTTAAActctcttcagtttgttgttaTTAAAGAAACTTGGAGCCATTTTAATCTACATCATCCAACACACCTGAGATTACAGATGATTAATCCAATGTCCTGATAACTTACAGACACGTTCtgaggaaaaactgttttactgCAGGAAGCTTCGGGAACTCTACTGGGACAAAAAGCACTGCAGCACAGATTAATGTCGACTAAATTAgttctgacttttaaaaaccGACTCAGGTCAGCCGTGCTTCTACAAATAAATTATAACCTCACCCCTCGTCCATCCTGgttcctgcagaggaaacaagcTGATTAAATGATCCTCTGAATCTGCGGCTCCTAACCCTGGTTCTTGAGGAACACcattctgcaggtttcaggtgtttctctgctgctgaggagcagagaaacacctgaagcCTGCAGGGAAGCACTGCTCCAAACAACCtggttcctgcagctgaaactcAACATAAAGATCAATCT
The DNA window shown above is from Kryptolebias marmoratus isolate JLee-2015 linkage group LG18, ASM164957v2, whole genome shotgun sequence and carries:
- the egln3 gene encoding egl nine homolog 3, translated to MPFIEHVSYTDLERLALDRFVPALLSHGFCYVDGFLGDLVGSAVLDQVTEMHRAGELQDGRLAGSVPGISRRSIRGDKTAWVGGSERGCEAISFLLNLIDRLVSVCASRLGNKAIRERSKAMVACYPGNGAGYVKHVDNPNQDGRCLTCIYYLNKNWNPKEHGGILRIFPEGKPYVADIKPLFDRLLVFWSDRRNPHEVQPSFSTRYAITVWYFDSDERAKAKKRFRDLTASSAEQGSSSG